Below is a window of Undibacterium sp. YM2 DNA.
CTTATTATAGAGGCGTTCTATCCAATGGCCAGGGCAGCGGCCTTTAATTTACACATGGAGTTGCAATGAAAACCATAGGCCTGATAGCCGGCATGAGCTGGGAATCGACGATACCTTATTACAAGCAAATCAATGAAACCATCAAGGAAAAACTTGGTGGCCTGCATTCTGCAAAAATCATCCTGTATAGCGTCGATTTTCATGAGATAGAAAAACTGCAACGTGCCGGTGATTGGGATGCCGCTGGTGTCATCATGGCGCAAGCTGCACGTTCACTGGAGTTGGCGGGTGCAGATTTTCTGGTGTTGTGTACGAACACCATGCACAAGCTGGCGCATGTTATTGAGGCAGCGGTCGCGATACCCTTGTTTCATATCGCCGACCCTACTGCGCAAGCCATCAAGGATGCGGGCTACGGCAAGATAGGTTTGCTGGGTACGCGCTTTACCATGGAGCAGGATTTTTACCGCGAGCGTTTGCATAGCAAACATGGTTTGCAAGTGTTGGTGCCCGAGCTGGCAGACCGTGACATTATTCACCAGGTCATTTATGAAGAACTTTGCCTGGGTAAGATCAACCCGGCATCACGCCAGCACTATCGCCGCATCATGGCCAGCCTGAAAGAGAGTGGGGCGCAGGCGATCATCCTTGGTTGTACCGAGATCAGCCTGCTGGTAGGCCAGGATGATGCCGGTGTGCCCTTGTTTGATACTACGGCCATTCATGCGCGCCGTGCTGCGCTGCATGCTTTGTCGTGAGGGGTGGGTATCAATTGACTTTGCGCAGGGCTTCCCTCAAAGCGGGCAAGAGATTTTCCTTCAGGGCGGGTTCGGTGCTCTCCCTGACTGAAAAATACAGGGGCAGCAAAAAGGCACTGACATTATGTCTTTGCGCCAGTCTGGCCTGAGTGTAAGGACCAGGTTGTATGCTGTTGTCTATCAGCTTGTTGAACCATAGATCCCAGTCGTGCTTGTTGAAACTTGGTGTGCGTGCCAGGTAATACACGGCCGTCATTAACCTTACCCCTTCGCCATATTGATAGAAATGCGTGGATGGGGCGATCTGCGTAGCGATGGCTGCCAGCATGGTTTCATGCTGGGGTTTTTCTATGGCCGGGTTCATCGCCAGTTGCAGCATCAAGTCAGCACTATGGGCTATGCCATGTCGCCAGCCATCTTTTTCATCAAAGCCGCGATAGTCGCGCAGATTCGTCAGGTAATGACTGCCAGCATTGACGATATCGATTCTTTCTTGAGCACTCAGATATGGTTTTTTCCTGTCTGCCCGTACCAGTTCTGCCAGCGTCAATATAGCAAAGGGTCGCAAAAAACTGCTTTCTTCCGCCGCAGGCATCTGCACGGCATTCAGCATTTTCATGCGCAGGCTGGTGAGTGTCGCGACGTCCAGCTTCTCAGTACGCATCCAGGCGGACAACCCTTCAAACGCCAGTTCATCACGTAATTCTGTATCCGGGTTACCAAGGCAATCAGCCGCAGAGAGCGCCAGGCTTTGTCGCTTGCCATCATCGTCAAGCTTCCAGCCAGCAGATTTTGCGGACTTTAGTTCTTGCTTGGTAGGTTCAACACAATCGGCGAATGCTGCGGTGGTGATGAACAATAAAACAAGCAGACAAAAAGTAGAGGTCAGACGATGCATGAGTGCTATCCATACAGAAGAGGAAAGATTGACAAGTGTGCCATGCCGATTTTTTCTTGTCATGCGCCACAAAAAACTTGCACAAATTGAATTGAGTTAGTGTTATAGTTAACTACAACACTAATTTACTTGTGGATGACACATTAGAAGTATCAATCTCGTTGTCCCGGGTATTCACAGGAAGGTGCAAGCATGAGTGTTAACTGGAATGACCAGACGCCGATTTACCGGCAATTGAAGCAGCGGGTGCTGGGCATGATGCTGGATGGCTTGTTAAAGCCAGGCGATGTCTTGCCCTCGGTAAGGCAGGTGGCAGCAGAGTACCAGCTCAATCCGATTACGGTCTTGAAAGCCTATCAGGAATTGGTCGATGAAGAACTGGTGGAAAAACGAAGGGGTGTGGGCATGTATATGACCGAATCAGCGCTCGATAAATTACTGGCAAATGAACGCCAGCGTTTCATTGAAGAAGAATGGCCAGCCATGCTGGAGCGCATACGCAGGCTGGGTTTGGATGTGCAGCAATTGCCGGGTTTGATGGCGACAGGAGGAGGCAAATGAGCAGTATTACCAATACTATAAACAGCGTCATTTCCGCCCGTGGCGTCAGCAAGCAATATGGCAGACAGCGGGTGCTGGATGACATCAGCTTTGAGATTGCTCCCGGTCGCATCGTAGGTCTGATAGGGCCGAATGGCTCAGGCAAAACCAGCACCCTCAAAGCAATACTGGGTCTGGGTAATTTTGATGGTGAGATGCAGGTATTGGGCCTGGACCCGCGTACCCAGCGTGATGCGCTGATGAATGATGTCTGCTTCATCGCCGATGTCGCCATTTTGCCGCGTTGGATCAAAGTGAAGCAGGCGATAGACTTCATTGCTGGCGTCCATCCGAAATTCAACCGTACCAAGGCTGAGAAATACTTGGCCAATACCAAGTTGACGCCGGACATGAAGGTCAGATCCATGTCCAAGGGCATGATAGTGCAATTACATCTGGCGCTGATCATGGCCATTGATGCGAAATTGCTGGTGCTTGATGAGCCTACTTTGGGCCTGGACATTTTGTACCGCAAACAGTTTTATCAAAACCTGCTTGAAGATTTTTTGATGAAAACAAAACCATCATCATTACTACGCATCAGGTGGAAGAAGTTGAGCATATTCTCAGTGACCTGATTTTTATTGATGATGGAAAAATCGTG
It encodes the following:
- a CDS encoding aspartate/glutamate racemase family protein, giving the protein MKTIGLIAGMSWESTIPYYKQINETIKEKLGGLHSAKIILYSVDFHEIEKLQRAGDWDAAGVIMAQAARSLELAGADFLVLCTNTMHKLAHVIEAAVAIPLFHIADPTAQAIKDAGYGKIGLLGTRFTMEQDFYRERLHSKHGLQVLVPELADRDIIHQVIYEELCLGKINPASRQHYRRIMASLKESGAQAIILGCTEISLLVGQDDAGVPLFDTTAIHARRAALHALS
- a CDS encoding DUF2785 domain-containing protein, coding for MHRLTSTFCLLVLLFITTAAFADCVEPTKQELKSAKSAGWKLDDDGKRQSLALSAADCLGNPDTELRDELAFEGLSAWMRTEKLDVATLTSLRMKMLNAVQMPAAEESSFLRPFAILTLAELVRADRKKPYLSAQERIDIVNAGSHYLTNLRDYRGFDEKDGWRHGIAHSADLMLQLAMNPAIEKPQHETMLAAIATQIAPSTHFYQYGEGVRLMTAVYYLARTPSFNKHDWDLWFNKLIDNSIQPGPYTQARLAQRHNVSAFLLPLYFSVRESTEPALKENLLPALREALRKVN
- a CDS encoding GntR family transcriptional regulator → MSVNWNDQTPIYRQLKQRVLGMMLDGLLKPGDVLPSVRQVAAEYQLNPITVLKAYQELVDEELVEKRRGVGMYMTESALDKLLANERQRFIEEEWPAMLERIRRLGLDVQQLPGLMATGGGK
- a CDS encoding ATP-binding cassette domain-containing protein, yielding MSSITNTINSVISARGVSKQYGRQRVLDDISFEIAPGRIVGLIGPNGSGKTSTLKAILGLGNFDGEMQVLGLDPRTQRDALMNDVCFIADVAILPRWIKVKQAIDFIAGVHPKFNRTKAEKYLANTKLTPDMKVRSMSKGMIVQLHLALIMAIDAKLLVLDEPTLGLDILYRKQFYQNLLEDFLMKTKPSSLLRIRWKKLSIFSVT